In the genome of Taurinivorans muris, one region contains:
- a CDS encoding glycosyltransferase family 2 protein, whose protein sequence is MHEEALISIIAPMYNEEAAIDIFFAEMRKFLAECPYQYEIVCVNDGSKDNTLDILKKYAEEDNRIKVVSFSRNFGKERALYAGLKYSSGDAVIPIDVDLQNPPMTIKTFLAKWEEGYDIVYGVRENRKNEGRLRRFLSKKFYEFYNLISEQKAPYNAADFRLMDRKVVNAVLRIREKHLFMKGIFNWVGYKSCPVLYNHADRAAGNSKFNFWKLWNLALDGITGSSTLPLRVWTYLGGGIAFVSFVIALFFLIKTILWGDPVQGFPTLVILLLFFGGIQLIALGIMGEYIGRIMIEVKNRPLYIVDELINIDE, encoded by the coding sequence ATGCACGAAGAGGCGCTTATTTCAATCATAGCCCCGATGTATAACGAAGAGGCTGCTATTGATATTTTTTTCGCTGAAATGAGGAAATTTTTAGCCGAATGTCCGTATCAATATGAAATTGTTTGCGTGAACGACGGCAGCAAAGACAATACGCTGGACATATTGAAAAAATATGCTGAAGAAGATAACAGAATAAAAGTTGTCAGTTTTTCAAGAAATTTCGGCAAGGAAAGGGCGTTATATGCCGGATTGAAATACAGCTCCGGAGATGCGGTGATTCCTATTGACGTTGACCTGCAAAATCCGCCGATGACCATAAAAACGTTTCTTGCCAAATGGGAAGAAGGCTATGATATTGTTTACGGCGTAAGGGAAAACAGAAAAAATGAAGGACGCCTCAGAAGATTTTTGTCTAAAAAATTCTATGAATTCTATAATTTGATTTCAGAGCAAAAAGCTCCGTATAATGCCGCGGATTTCCGTTTGATGGACAGAAAAGTCGTCAATGCTGTTTTAAGAATCCGGGAAAAACATCTTTTCATGAAAGGAATTTTTAATTGGGTCGGTTATAAATCTTGTCCCGTATTGTATAACCATGCCGACAGAGCTGCAGGAAATTCAAAATTCAATTTTTGGAAATTATGGAATTTGGCGTTGGACGGAATAACAGGCTCTTCCACGCTGCCGCTTCGGGTTTGGACCTATTTAGGCGGGGGGATTGCTTTTGTTTCTTTTGTTATTGCCTTGTTTTTCTTGATAAAAACTATTCTTTGGGGCGATCCGGTGCAAGGTTTTCCGACTTTGGTTATTTTGCTTCTGTTTTTCGGGGGTATTCAGCTCATAGCTTTAGGCATTATGGGGGAATATATCGGCAGGATTATGATAGAAGTTAAAAACAGACCTCTCTATATTGTTGATGAATTGATAAATATTGACGAATAA
- a CDS encoding sulfite exporter TauE/SafE family protein: MNELSAFLYFFIGLAVIFGGILRGISGFGFSLTLIVALTFFLPPLQATALIFIWEISASILHLPFVWKHVDWNALKWLCAGCVLGTPLGVYSLILIPPTPMTVLINATVIVLSIVMLRGYTLKRNLNAFEIIGTGTISGIINGASANGGPPVILLFFSSPAGANVGRASLIAYFLFTDCFASSVLAAQGLMGVEILITALCYIPCLALGIWIGTKLYHKIDEQNFKRFVMLLLIVISAVGCVKALLS, translated from the coding sequence ATGAATGAACTGTCAGCTTTTTTATATTTCTTCATAGGGCTTGCCGTAATTTTCGGAGGAATTTTAAGAGGCATTTCAGGTTTCGGCTTTTCTCTGACCCTTATTGTCGCTTTAACGTTCTTTCTGCCCCCTTTGCAAGCGACAGCCCTTATTTTCATTTGGGAAATTTCCGCCAGCATTCTGCACCTGCCCTTTGTTTGGAAACATGTGGACTGGAACGCTTTAAAATGGCTTTGTGCGGGATGTGTTCTCGGTACGCCCCTCGGCGTTTATTCCCTCATCCTCATTCCGCCAACCCCCATGACAGTGCTTATCAATGCGACAGTTATCGTTTTAAGTATCGTCATGCTCAGAGGCTATACGCTGAAAAGAAACCTCAATGCTTTTGAAATCATAGGAACCGGCACAATTTCCGGGATTATCAACGGTGCGTCCGCAAATGGCGGACCGCCTGTCATTCTGCTTTTCTTCTCAAGCCCTGCCGGAGCGAATGTAGGACGAGCCTCGCTTATCGCCTATTTTCTCTTTACGGACTGTTTCGCCTCTTCCGTTTTAGCGGCGCAAGGACTTATGGGCGTTGAAATCCTCATCACGGCGCTTTGCTACATTCCCTGCCTTGCCCTTGGAATTTGGATAGGCACAAAACTCTATCACAAAATAGACGAACAAAATTTCAAACGTTTTGTAATGCTTTTGCTTATTGTCATTTCCGCCGTGGGCTGTGTCAAAGCGTTGCTGTCATGA
- the yedF gene encoding sulfurtransferase-like selenium metabolism protein YedF, protein MQKLDCKGLACPEPVLRTRELIEKQNPSEFAVIVDNQPAVENITRYANNNGYVVSKVDKKGDSLFELFLEQVDSTMPDPVPGFEKTHFLKDTEIFNKNPMFLKNGESYADYLSYDNKNKTVVLLATDRLGHGDDELGAKLMENFLATLSEMHIWQIIMVNGGVRLAAQEGKNLESLKNLAAQGVKINVCGTCLSHFGLVEQKKIGETTNMLDIVTTLDLADKVIRP, encoded by the coding sequence ATGCAGAAACTAGATTGTAAAGGGCTTGCCTGTCCGGAACCTGTGCTTCGTACCAGAGAATTGATTGAAAAACAAAATCCGTCGGAATTTGCCGTTATTGTGGATAATCAGCCCGCTGTTGAAAATATAACCCGCTATGCGAACAATAACGGGTATGTTGTTTCCAAAGTGGATAAAAAAGGGGACAGCCTTTTTGAATTGTTCCTTGAACAGGTTGACAGCACAATGCCTGATCCTGTTCCCGGTTTTGAAAAGACCCATTTTTTGAAAGATACGGAAATTTTCAATAAAAACCCCATGTTTTTGAAAAATGGTGAAAGTTATGCCGATTATCTGAGTTATGACAATAAAAACAAAACCGTTGTCCTTCTTGCGACAGATAGGCTCGGACATGGCGATGATGAACTCGGAGCCAAGCTTATGGAAAATTTTTTGGCAACCCTTTCGGAAATGCATATTTGGCAAATCATAATGGTGAACGGCGGGGTTCGTTTGGCTGCGCAGGAGGGAAAAAATCTTGAAAGTTTGAAAAATCTTGCGGCGCAGGGCGTGAAAATTAATGTTTGCGGAACGTGCTTAAGCCATTTCGGGCTTGTCGAGCAGAAGAAAATAGGCGAAACGACCAATATGCTCGATATTGTCACAACCCTTGATTTGGCGGATAAAGTCATCCGTCCGTAA
- a CDS encoding LTA synthase family protein, with translation MRKFSPLPLIAFLLLTHLFLFFCFRLILFYFAYPQITDHDAILEGLYIGLKFDMRYVVFLTLLSNLCLIIPFSERLLAENRFFRYCVCFWQTAVFFVYLLVYLIDILVYFYLNQRVDLTLLDLLEEADIGFAMIWQSYPVFWISLAFFILSIAYFGFWNRVFATHAAVPVHRKKHIVFIGKRAGTSLGFAVFLRCCILLFLFVLGYGQISSNLFPLRWSNAYFSVDKNIALIALNPMQNLFDTRDAVDFIIPDEKYAVEAFPRMKKLLRLPERNKPVDFSRYYAGDKTDKPLNVVIVMMESWTTPKAGLPHGTGAKAGFTDHKEYPAEYALDPTPFTEKLLATSLYYPNFYANARTTARGIFSTLTGIADTNFLASTSSRNPKMVDQHILFDEFAGYERYYMIGGNANWANIRGIFQNNIEDLQLLEESDWKASNSDVWGVSDLALLRESVGVLNKSKKPFIAFIQTAGYHRPFTIPDDNEGFEYAPNPGKEVLDAWGFTNEAEYQALRFADHALKKFFERAEQTDWYEDTVFILFGDHGTIEYNSIMNKGYLAARAQFWHTPFFIHCPKHIPAGINPALHSQADIFPTAAMLAGLSFLNTTLGSPMLQKLPGGLFIPREFEAIEENGAYTYEYSQKLDEAFGNYVYIAASEGVNLLLKDQYAHVSDISDKTHDFDALYDMSEDSGKNLAGELPELAKRMRQISDDYYYTCKYLILHNQKDKYQGSLPGAE, from the coding sequence ATGAGGAAATTTTCCCCCTTGCCTTTAATTGCGTTTTTATTGCTGACGCATCTTTTTCTTTTCTTCTGCTTTCGTTTGATTTTATTTTATTTTGCCTATCCTCAAATCACGGATCATGACGCCATTCTGGAGGGGCTCTATATCGGTTTGAAATTTGATATGCGCTATGTTGTTTTTCTTACGCTTTTATCAAATTTGTGCCTCATCATCCCTTTTTCAGAGCGGCTGCTTGCGGAAAACCGTTTTTTCAGGTATTGCGTCTGCTTTTGGCAGACAGCGGTGTTTTTTGTTTACTTGCTTGTATATCTTATTGATATTTTAGTTTATTTTTATCTCAATCAGCGGGTGGATCTGACTCTGCTTGATTTGCTTGAAGAAGCCGATATCGGTTTCGCCATGATTTGGCAGTCCTATCCCGTCTTTTGGATAAGCCTCGCTTTTTTTATTCTTTCAATCGCTTATTTTGGGTTTTGGAACAGGGTTTTTGCAACGCATGCCGCCGTGCCCGTGCATAGGAAGAAACATATCGTATTCATAGGGAAACGCGCCGGAACTTCTTTAGGTTTCGCCGTTTTTTTGCGTTGCTGCATTTTGCTTTTTCTGTTTGTTTTGGGGTATGGGCAAATCAGTTCCAATTTATTTCCCCTGCGCTGGAGCAACGCATATTTCAGTGTGGACAAGAATATTGCTTTAATTGCGTTGAATCCGATGCAAAATCTGTTTGACACAAGGGACGCTGTCGATTTCATCATTCCGGATGAAAAATACGCTGTCGAAGCGTTTCCCCGCATGAAAAAATTGCTGCGTCTTCCGGAGCGGAACAAGCCGGTTGATTTTTCGCGGTATTATGCGGGTGACAAAACGGATAAGCCTTTGAACGTGGTTATTGTCATGATGGAGTCATGGACAACGCCTAAAGCCGGTTTGCCCCATGGGACAGGTGCTAAGGCGGGATTCACCGACCATAAGGAATACCCTGCGGAGTATGCCCTCGACCCCACTCCCTTTACGGAAAAATTATTGGCGACTTCCCTTTATTACCCTAATTTTTATGCCAATGCGAGAACCACTGCCCGCGGTATTTTTTCAACGCTGACAGGCATTGCGGATACGAATTTTTTGGCTTCGACAAGTTCGCGCAATCCGAAAATGGTGGATCAGCATATTCTTTTTGATGAGTTTGCAGGGTATGAACGCTATTATATGATTGGCGGAAATGCCAACTGGGCAAATATCCGCGGTATTTTTCAAAATAATATCGAGGACTTGCAGTTGCTTGAAGAAAGCGATTGGAAAGCTTCCAATTCCGATGTGTGGGGGGTTTCCGATTTGGCTTTGTTGCGGGAAAGCGTGGGAGTTTTGAATAAAAGCAAAAAGCCGTTCATAGCCTTTATTCAGACGGCAGGGTACCATAGGCCTTTTACCATTCCCGATGACAATGAAGGTTTTGAATATGCGCCAAACCCGGGCAAAGAAGTTTTGGATGCCTGGGGGTTTACGAATGAAGCGGAATATCAGGCTTTGCGTTTTGCGGACCATGCTTTGAAAAAGTTTTTTGAACGGGCTGAACAAACCGATTGGTATGAAGACACTGTTTTTATTTTGTTCGGCGACCATGGCACTATCGAATACAACAGCATTATGAATAAGGGATATTTGGCTGCGCGCGCCCAGTTTTGGCATACGCCGTTTTTTATCCATTGCCCTAAGCATATTCCGGCAGGAATCAATCCAGCCCTGCATTCCCAAGCGGATATTTTTCCGACAGCGGCAATGCTTGCGGGGCTTTCCTTTTTGAATACGACGCTGGGTTCTCCCATGCTGCAAAAATTGCCGGGTGGTCTTTTCATTCCCCGTGAATTTGAAGCGATTGAAGAAAATGGCGCGTATACGTATGAATACAGTCAAAAACTTGATGAGGCTTTCGGAAATTATGTTTATATCGCTGCATCGGAGGGTGTGAATTTATTGCTGAAAGATCAATATGCCCATGTTTCCGATATAAGTGACAAAACACATGATTTCGATGCGCTTTACGATATGTCGGAAGACAGTGGTAAAAATCTGGCAGGGGAATTGCCGGAATTGGCAAAACGAATGCGGCAGATTTCGGATGATTATTACTATACGTGCAAGTATTTGATTTTACATAATCAAAAAGATAAATATCAGGGCAGCCTGCCAGGCGCTGAATGA
- the recR gene encoding recombination mediator RecR: protein MQRIPEPLKILVEQIARLPGLGPKSAMRVAMTLLKWPEAETMRLGKNIYELRGNLHLCGECGALSDVDPCTICSDPLRSDDMLCLVSEWDSMLTLEEGGFYKGKYFILGGLLSPLDSRSHEYLEMDKLMQRLDRGDVKELVLALGATAEAEATAVYVREKVTARFPAMKVTRLAQGIPLGAEVKFMDKETLRQSLQYRQEL from the coding sequence ATGCAAAGAATCCCAGAACCTTTGAAAATTCTTGTCGAACAAATAGCCAGACTTCCCGGTCTCGGTCCGAAATCCGCCATGCGTGTCGCCATGACGTTATTGAAATGGCCGGAAGCCGAAACCATGCGTCTTGGCAAGAATATTTACGAGCTGCGGGGAAATCTGCATTTATGCGGTGAATGCGGGGCATTGTCCGATGTCGACCCCTGCACGATTTGCTCCGACCCTTTGCGTTCCGATGATATGCTTTGTTTGGTTTCGGAATGGGACAGCATGCTGACCCTTGAAGAGGGCGGCTTTTATAAAGGAAAATATTTCATCTTGGGGGGCTTGCTTTCGCCGTTGGACAGCCGTTCGCATGAATATTTGGAAATGGATAAGCTTATGCAAAGGCTGGATAGGGGGGACGTGAAAGAACTTGTGCTTGCTTTGGGCGCTACCGCGGAAGCTGAGGCGACTGCCGTTTATGTGCGTGAAAAAGTGACGGCGCGTTTTCCGGCAATGAAAGTGACGCGCTTGGCCCAAGGCATTCCTTTGGGCGCGGAAGTGAAGTTCATGGATAAGGAAACATTACGGCAATCTCTGCAATACAGACAGGAATTATAA
- a CDS encoding M14 family metallopeptidase, producing the protein MKKLFLLCLMVAVCCLSFSYKKVLAHPLDFTVLQLGCHSAGSTMESVPHILVIGGIQGDEPGGFSAAALLGTHYEFKNGYVTIIPNLNFFSIVNRNRGSFGDMNRKFAKISRNDPDYRAVRRVQELIRSPEVDLILNLHDGSGFYSPIYVNEMQNPKRWGNSVIIDQEEFKDIPFGNLGEIGRRVVAKVNENLLEKGHSYHLKNTETAKGDKEMEKSLTWFALGQGKPAFGIEATKNVNTPGRVYYHLHAIEAFFEEAGIEFSRDFSLTIEGIGEALNTDIYLGFMDDRLILPLDDIKTSQIGVFPMRKNYGVKGNSPILTALAEKNMMQVYYGNNRLTNFKVEWLECDTSLESMEIEIDGNVYDAKFGDMLFAEEYVKILPQKGYRLNAIGAVVGNGPRGDESGIKIYKKDFQKRFSLDKKGNQYRLEVYCGAKYTGTFVLNYVQELPENPVYSPLE; encoded by the coding sequence GTGAAGAAACTGTTCTTGCTTTGTTTAATGGTTGCAGTGTGTTGTCTTTCTTTTTCCTATAAAAAAGTTTTGGCGCATCCCCTTGATTTCACTGTTTTGCAGCTGGGTTGCCATAGTGCTGGTTCAACAATGGAAAGCGTTCCCCATATTCTGGTTATCGGCGGCATACAGGGGGATGAACCCGGAGGCTTTTCCGCCGCCGCGCTTCTTGGAACGCATTATGAATTTAAAAACGGTTATGTGACCATTATCCCCAATTTGAATTTTTTTTCCATTGTCAACAGAAATCGCGGTTCTTTCGGAGACATGAACAGAAAATTCGCCAAAATCAGCAGGAATGATCCCGATTACCGCGCAGTGAGGCGCGTGCAGGAGCTTATCCGTTCTCCGGAAGTCGATTTGATTTTAAATTTGCACGACGGCAGCGGTTTTTACAGCCCAATCTACGTGAACGAAATGCAAAATCCCAAACGTTGGGGAAATTCCGTCATTATCGACCAAGAGGAGTTCAAGGATATTCCTTTTGGCAATTTAGGCGAAATCGGCCGCAGGGTCGTGGCAAAAGTGAATGAAAATTTGCTTGAAAAAGGGCATTCCTATCATCTGAAAAATACGGAAACCGCCAAAGGCGATAAGGAAATGGAAAAGTCATTGACTTGGTTCGCCCTCGGTCAAGGAAAACCCGCCTTTGGCATTGAAGCGACAAAAAATGTGAACACGCCAGGAAGGGTTTATTACCATTTGCATGCGATAGAAGCTTTTTTTGAAGAAGCGGGCATTGAATTTTCGCGTGATTTTTCTTTGACGATAGAGGGAATCGGCGAGGCGCTGAATACCGATATTTACCTTGGATTTATGGATGACAGGCTTATTTTGCCCCTGGACGATATTAAAACCTCGCAGATCGGGGTTTTTCCCATGCGGAAAAACTACGGAGTCAAGGGAAACAGCCCCATATTAACCGCCCTTGCTGAAAAAAATATGATGCAGGTTTATTACGGAAACAACCGTTTGACGAATTTTAAAGTCGAATGGCTTGAATGCGACACTTCGCTTGAAAGTATGGAAATAGAAATTGACGGAAACGTTTATGACGCAAAGTTCGGAGATATGCTTTTTGCAGAGGAATATGTGAAAATCCTTCCTCAAAAAGGGTATCGCCTGAATGCTATCGGAGCTGTCGTGGGCAACGGTCCGCGCGGTGACGAAAGCGGAATAAAAATTTATAAAAAAGATTTTCAAAAGCGTTTTTCGCTTGATAAGAAAGGAAATCAATATCGTTTGGAAGTATATTGCGGAGCAAAATACACAGGAACCTTTGTTTTGAATTATGTGCAGGAACTTCCGGAAAATCCGGTATATTCTCCTTTGGAGTAA
- the sfsA gene encoding DNA/RNA nuclease SfsA, with protein sequence MRIKVLSFQEELFEAKLIQRERRFFIEFADEKTSLEQLAAGRYESGFAHTNNTGSMLGLIRKGRSILLSHARNPVRKLAYTLEAINLNKENEKPLWLGVNTSVPNRFLQKLFELNPSYDYALLPFARGFRQIRMEVKNGESRLDACLFSENQTEKLWIECKNVSMAEYDAAAFPDAVSERGRKHLDTLMRLKAQGDRALMFYVVQRTDASCFMPADFIDGAYAEKLQKAYACGVEVYAVAADVQKDGIYFGGYLKLAPCYFKG encoded by the coding sequence ATGCGGATCAAAGTTCTTTCCTTCCAAGAGGAACTTTTCGAGGCGAAGCTCATTCAAAGGGAACGCCGTTTCTTTATTGAATTTGCGGATGAAAAAACCAGCTTGGAACAGCTTGCGGCAGGGCGGTATGAAAGCGGATTCGCCCATACCAACAACACGGGTTCCATGCTCGGGCTGATTAGGAAAGGACGTTCCATTTTGCTTTCCCATGCCCGTAATCCCGTACGGAAACTCGCTTATACGCTTGAGGCGATTAATTTGAATAAGGAAAATGAAAAGCCTTTGTGGCTTGGAGTGAATACTTCTGTTCCCAATCGTTTTTTGCAAAAACTTTTTGAGCTTAATCCGTCGTATGATTATGCTTTGCTGCCTTTTGCAAGAGGTTTCCGGCAAATAAGAATGGAAGTGAAAAACGGTGAAAGCCGTCTTGACGCTTGTCTTTTTTCCGAAAACCAAACTGAAAAACTGTGGATTGAATGCAAAAATGTTTCCATGGCGGAATATGATGCGGCAGCTTTCCCTGATGCCGTGAGCGAACGGGGGCGAAAACATTTGGATACCCTTATGCGGTTAAAAGCTCAGGGCGACAGGGCGTTAATGTTTTATGTGGTGCAAAGGACCGATGCGTCCTGTTTCATGCCTGCGGATTTTATCGACGGCGCCTACGCCGAAAAACTGCAAAAAGCCTATGCCTGCGGCGTTGAAGTATACGCGGTTGCCGCCGATGTGCAAAAAGACGGAATTTATTTCGGGGGTTATCTAAAACTTGCGCCTTGTTATTTTAAAGGATAA
- the cmk gene encoding (d)CMP kinase, giving the protein MREFAGKGNFIVTIDGPAGVGKSTLAKRLAKHLGIAYLDTGAMYRSLALHAGAGVADLSDAEMREMFTAYSYALKKEDDQYALYFNGKKIGEEIRTEKAGRLASVVAKIPEVRKALQKFQREIGEETALVAEGRDMGTVVFPYAPVKFFLDARPEVRAKRRYDELTGKGQQEKYEDILQNIIARDEQDRNRAADPLAPHENAIIVDTSELDIEGVFQELVRHCQIVAAGDK; this is encoded by the coding sequence ATGCGCGAATTTGCGGGAAAAGGAAATTTCATTGTGACCATTGACGGTCCCGCCGGCGTGGGAAAAAGCACGCTGGCCAAAAGGCTGGCGAAGCATTTGGGCATTGCCTATTTGGATACCGGGGCGATGTACCGGAGTTTGGCTTTGCATGCGGGAGCGGGTGTTGCGGATTTGAGCGATGCCGAAATGCGCGAAATGTTCACAGCATATTCTTATGCCCTGAAAAAGGAAGATGATCAATATGCGCTTTATTTCAACGGAAAAAAAATAGGCGAAGAAATCCGTACGGAAAAAGCGGGGCGTTTGGCTTCCGTTGTGGCGAAAATTCCGGAAGTCCGCAAAGCGCTGCAAAAATTTCAGCGTGAAATAGGGGAAGAAACGGCTTTGGTGGCGGAAGGCAGAGATATGGGAACAGTTGTTTTTCCTTACGCACCCGTAAAATTTTTCCTTGACGCCCGCCCGGAAGTGAGGGCGAAACGCCGTTATGACGAGCTTACCGGTAAAGGTCAGCAAGAAAAATATGAAGATATTCTGCAAAATATCATCGCCCGTGACGAGCAGGATAGAAACAGGGCTGCCGACCCTTTGGCTCCGCATGAAAACGCAATTATCGTGGATACGTCCGAACTCGACATCGAGGGCGTTTTTCAGGAACTCGTCAGGCACTGCCAAATCGTTGCCGCCGGAGACAAATAA
- a CDS encoding universal stress protein, whose product MASFNKIVCALDLAEHSKEVASYATMLAQLSGGSVVALYVAPTMTQYTGFHVPPNSIDTFVSEIVDGAKVTMEQFVKENFAGVNVTFDVVIGYAAEEILACAERENADLIVMGTHGRTGIDRMLFGSVAEKVVKNSSIPVLTIRPTTAAE is encoded by the coding sequence ATGGCATCTTTTAATAAAATTGTATGTGCTTTGGATTTGGCGGAGCATAGCAAGGAAGTTGCTTCCTATGCAACCATGCTTGCGCAGCTTTCCGGCGGAAGCGTGGTGGCTCTTTATGTCGCTCCGACCATGACGCAGTATACCGGTTTCCATGTTCCGCCCAATTCCATTGATACGTTTGTCAGTGAAATTGTCGACGGTGCGAAAGTTACCATGGAACAATTCGTGAAAGAAAATTTTGCCGGCGTGAATGTGACTTTCGACGTTGTCATCGGCTACGCCGCCGAAGAAATTTTAGCTTGCGCCGAAAGGGAGAATGCGGATCTTATTGTTATGGGCACGCACGGCAGAACCGGTATCGACCGTATGCTTTTCGGCTCTGTTGCTGAAAAAGTTGTTAAAAATTCATCTATTCCGGTTTTAACCATCCGTCCGACAACAGCAGCCGAATAA
- the tgt gene encoding tRNA guanosine(34) transglycosylase Tgt — MDRSLIGNFTLQAVDNNARAGLLHTVHGVIETPIFMPVGTVGSVKAIAPDDLNALGAQIILGNTYHLYLRPNDELIARRGGLHKFIAWDKPILTDSGGFQVFSLSSLRKMTDEYVEFRSHLDGSKHIFSPEKVISIQRNLNSDIMMQLDECIGYGAPEKEALKAVQRSAAWAKRCRDAYPPHLVNEIPQSENAVGENSRGNLLFGIVQGETYPELREMSAKALMDIGMEGYAIGGLAVGEPKHKMVKIIAQLNPLLPRTKPRYLMGVGTPLDILYGIENGVDMFDCVLPTRNARNGTLYTYNGKINIKRKEFAEDESPLDEHCDCYTCRTFSKAYLRHLYASQEILSFRLNSLHNLTFFLNLVRNARKAIFEGKYKEYKAHFEKAYADENEKFLIEDE, encoded by the coding sequence ATGGACAGAAGCCTCATCGGAAATTTTACATTGCAAGCGGTCGACAACAATGCCAGAGCGGGACTTTTGCATACGGTACACGGGGTAATCGAAACCCCGATTTTTATGCCCGTCGGAACAGTTGGCAGCGTGAAAGCCATTGCTCCCGATGATTTAAACGCCCTCGGCGCACAGATTATCCTAGGCAATACCTATCATTTGTATCTGCGCCCCAATGACGAACTCATCGCCCGCCGCGGCGGACTGCATAAATTTATCGCTTGGGACAAACCTATCCTGACAGACAGCGGCGGTTTTCAGGTTTTCAGTCTCAGTTCCCTGCGGAAAATGACAGACGAATATGTCGAGTTCCGCTCCCACCTCGACGGCTCAAAACATATTTTTTCACCGGAAAAAGTTATTTCCATACAACGGAATTTAAATTCCGACATCATGATGCAGCTTGACGAATGCATAGGTTACGGAGCGCCGGAAAAAGAAGCGCTGAAAGCGGTACAGCGCAGTGCCGCGTGGGCAAAGCGCTGCCGTGATGCCTATCCGCCCCATTTGGTCAATGAAATTCCTCAAAGCGAAAACGCCGTCGGCGAAAATTCCCGCGGCAATCTTTTATTCGGCATTGTCCAAGGGGAAACCTATCCGGAACTGAGGGAAATGAGCGCAAAAGCCCTTATGGACATCGGCATGGAGGGATACGCCATAGGCGGTCTTGCCGTGGGCGAACCGAAACATAAGATGGTAAAGATTATCGCACAGCTCAATCCTCTTCTTCCGCGGACGAAACCCCGCTATCTCATGGGCGTGGGAACGCCTCTCGACATTCTTTACGGCATTGAAAACGGCGTCGACATGTTCGACTGCGTCCTGCCCACGCGAAACGCAAGAAACGGCACCCTTTACACCTACAACGGCAAAATCAATATCAAAAGAAAGGAATTTGCGGAAGACGAAAGCCCGCTTGACGAGCATTGCGACTGTTATACCTGCAGAACATTCAGCAAAGCCTATTTACGGCACCTTTACGCCAGTCAGGAAATTTTGTCTTTCAGGCTCAATTCCCTGCATAATCTGACATTTTTCCTAAATCTTGTGCGAAATGCGAGAAAAGCTATTTTTGAGGGAAAATATAAAGAATACAAAGCCCATTTTGAAAAAGCTTATGCTGATGAAAACGAAAAATTTTTGATAGAAGACGAATAA
- a CDS encoding PaaI family thioesterase: protein MYAITKEEIQDLIGEKDIIGNYFQIELLDFSENFAECAMPLTDKHKNPLGIAHGGAIFSLADLCFEAACHACGRFCVNSQSSLSFLNKGIGDKLFARADLLKNGSKMVVYQITITDREKTVVAQGQITGYCLGGVEELISKNKHMQDHG from the coding sequence ATGTACGCAATCACAAAAGAAGAAATACAAGACCTCATAGGCGAAAAAGACATTATCGGAAATTATTTTCAAATCGAACTTCTTGATTTTTCGGAAAATTTTGCCGAATGTGCCATGCCTTTGACGGACAAACATAAAAATCCCCTTGGCATCGCCCACGGCGGAGCGATTTTCAGTTTGGCTGACTTATGTTTTGAAGCCGCCTGCCATGCCTGCGGACGGTTTTGCGTCAACAGCCAAAGTTCCCTTTCTTTTTTGAATAAGGGCATTGGCGATAAACTGTTCGCAAGGGCTGATCTTTTAAAAAACGGTTCAAAAATGGTCGTCTACCAGATCACCATTACGGACCGGGAAAAAACTGTTGTCGCGCAGGGGCAGATCACAGGATATTGCCTTGGCGGTGTTGAAGAATTAATTTCCAAAAATAAACATATGCAAGACCATGGATAA